From the genome of Pseudoxanthomonas sp.:
CGCGCGAGGCCGATGCGATCTTCTCCGGCAACACCATCGAGAACGTCGCCCGCGCCAAGTCCTACTACCAGGACATCAAGCGCCGCGTAGTGGCCAACGGCCGTCCGGCCAGTGATGTGCTGATCTTCCCTTCGATCACCCCGATCATCGGCGCCACCGAGGAAGACGCGCTGCGCAAGCACCGCGAGGTGGCCGAGCTGCTGGACATCAACATCGCGGTCAAATACCTGAGCCGCTATTTCAGCTTCTTCGACTTCGGCCAGTTCCCGCTGGATGAGCCGCTGCCCGAGCTGGGCGACATCGGCAAGGACAGCTTCAAGTCCACCGCCGAGGAATACCTGCGCATCGCCCGCGAAGAAAAGCTCACCCTGCGCCAGCTGGCATTGCGCGCGGCCAGTCCGAGCCTGCAGTTCGTCGGCACCGCCGAGCAGATCGCCGATCGCCTGCAGCAGCTGTTCGAGGACGAGGTGGTGGATGGCTTCATCCTCTACGCCTACCTGCAGCCGCAGGGCCTGCGCGAATTCGTCGATGAAGTCGTGCCGATCCTGCAGCAGCGCGGCCTGTTCCGCACCGAGTACGAGGCCGACACGTTGCGCGGCAACCTGGGGATTTCCTATCCGGAAAACCGCAACACGCTGCAGCGCCGGAAGGTGGCATGAAGGCCATGCGCGCGCTGCTGCTGGTTGCACTCTCGGCGTTGCTGGCCGCCTGCGGTGGCGGTGATGGCGGCAAGCAGGAAACACCTAAGGTGATCCGCATCGGCGCGCCGGCCATCGCCGGCGATACCCAGGGGATCTGGGGCGTGATGGGCATCGCGCGCAGCAAGGGCTGGGTGCAGGAGGAGTTCGCCAAGGACCACATCAGCGTCGAATTCCCCGGCTTCAAGGGCGGCGGGCCGATGGTGGGCCAGGCGCTGGCCAACGGCCAGATCGACTTCGCCGGCAATGGCGACATGATCTCGCTGATCGGCAAGAGCTCGGGCATCAAGAGCCGCTTGATCCTGCCCAGTGGGCGATTGGAAAACGCCTATCTGCTGGTCAAGCCGGATTCGCCAATCCGGTCTATCGCTGACCTGCGCGGCAAGAAGGTCGCCTACTTCAAGGGCAATTACATCCAGCTGCAGGTGATCCGCATCCTGGCTGCCGCCGGCTTGAAGGAGAGCGACATCCACAACATCAGCCTGCTCGGTCCGCCGGCCGGCAATGCGCTGCTCAATGGCAGCGTCGATGCGGTGTTCGCCGGGTCCGAATCGCTGGCGCTGGTGGACAAGGGCCTGGCCCGGATCGCCTACAGCACGGTCGATGGTTCGGCGCGGTTGACCGCGCAGGCGGGCCTGTTGGTACGCGAGGACTTCGCCCGCGACCATCCCGATCTGGTCCAGCGCCTGGTCAACGTGCTGGTGCGCACTTCGCAGTGGGCCTCGGATGAGAAGAACCGCGAGGAAGTGCTGGCGATCCTGGCCCAGGGCGGGCGTTCGGAGGCTTCGCTGCGGCGCGACTACGGCGGCCGTCCGCTGGGCGATCGCTTCAATCCGCTGCTGGATCCCTTCTTCGTTGCCCAGTACCAGGACACCCAGCACCTGGTCCAGCAGCTGGGCCTGCTGCGTGGACCGCCGGCCGACATCAACCAGTGGTTCGATCGCCAGTACCTGGACACGGCGCTGAAGGCGCAGGGGTTGCAGGACGCGTTCGTGCCGCTGGATGCGCAAGGCAACCGGCCGCACTGATGGCTAGCGTGCTTTCGCCTGCGATCGCGCCACTGCGGCTCAAGGTCATGCCAAGCGGTGCGCTGGCGTGGCTGGTGCCGGGGCTCCTGCTGGTAGCGTGGTGGACAGGTAGTGCGCTGGGCTGGATCAGTTCGCAGACGTTGCCGCCGCCGGCGCGCGTGGGCGTCACGCTGGTGCAGCTGCTGACCACGGCCAGCGGCTGGGCGCAGATCGGAATCAGCCTGCAGCGGGTGTTCGGCGGCTTCGTGATCGGCGCCGGGCTGGGCCTGGTGCTGGGCCTGGCGATGGGGCTGTCGCGCGTCGTGCGTGAGCTGCTGTATCCCAGCTTCCGCGTGCTGGCTTCGATTCCGCTGCTGGGCTGGCTGCCGCTGCTGATGCTGTTCCTGGGGATCGGCGAAACGCTGAAGCTGGTGCTGATCGCCAAGGCCGCGCTGGTGCCGGTGACGCTCAATACCGCGCGCGGCATTGCCGAGGTGCCGCGCAGCCAGCGCGAGGTCGCCCAGCTCTACGGCTTCAGTCCGTTGCAACTGCTGCTGCGCGTCCTGCTACCGGCCGCGCTGCCGTCGATCTGGGCCGGCCTGCGCTATGGACTGACCAGCTGCTGGCTGGTGCTGGTGCTGGTGGAGCTGCTGGCTGCGTCTGAAGGCCTGGGCTATCTGATGTCCAACGGCCAGCAGCTGATGCAGATGGACGTGCTGCTGGCGGCGGTGATCATCGTCGGCGCGATCGGCTATGGCCTGGATCGCCTGCTTGAAGCCATCGAGCGTCACCTGCTGCGCTGGCGCCGCGAGGCCTTTGCGTGAGCGCGCGTGCCATCGTGCTCGGGCTGGTGCCGCCGGTGTTGGGACTGGTGGCGTGGATCGCGTTGGGCAATACCTCGGCTGCAGCCAGCCCGCTGTTCGTCTCGCCTGGGCAGGTGTTGCATGCACTGGCTGCGTCGGCCGCCGAGGGCCAGCTGTGGGCGGCCACCTCGGCCAGCCTGCTGCGGTACCTGACCGGGCTGGGCATCGGCGTGGCTGTCGGCCTGGCAGCGGGCTTGCTGCTGGGCCTGTCGCGTGTGGGACGCGTGCTATTGCAGCCGACCTTGCGCGTGCTGCAGCAGATTTCACTGTTCGCGTGGGTGCCGCTGGTCATGGCGTGGTTCGGCCTGGAGGAGACCAGCAAGATCGTCTTCATCGCGCTGGCGGCGTTCTTCCCGGTGCTGGTCAACACGCTGGAGGGTGTGCGTGGGGTGCCGGTGTCGCTGGTCGAAGTCGGGCGCATCTATGCCTTCAGCCGCCTGCAGCTGCTGTGGCGGGTGATCCTGCCGTCGGCCTTGCCGTCGGTGTTCTCTGGTGTGTTCCTGGCGCTGATCTATGCGTGGCTGGCCACGTTGGGCGCCGAGTACCTGCTCACGCAAGGGCAGGGCATCGGCAGCCTGCTGGTCGAAGGCCAGGACCAGTACCGCACCGACCAGGTGGTCGTCGGCCTGTTGCTGGTGTCGGCGATCAGCCTGCTGTTGAACTGGGCGGTCGATCGGCTGCAGGCACACCTGACCCGCTGGCGCGTTACCGCGTGAGCGCGCTCATGACC
Proteins encoded in this window:
- a CDS encoding ABC transporter permease, which codes for MLSPAIAPLRLKVMPSGALAWLVPGLLLVAWWTGSALGWISSQTLPPPARVGVTLVQLLTTASGWAQIGISLQRVFGGFVIGAGLGLVLGLAMGLSRVVRELLYPSFRVLASIPLLGWLPLLMLFLGIGETLKLVLIAKAALVPVTLNTARGIAEVPRSQREVAQLYGFSPLQLLLRVLLPAALPSIWAGLRYGLTSCWLVLVLVELLAASEGLGYLMSNGQQLMQMDVLLAAVIIVGAIGYGLDRLLEAIERHLLRWRREAFA
- a CDS encoding ABC transporter permease, which codes for MSARAIVLGLVPPVLGLVAWIALGNTSAAASPLFVSPGQVLHALAASAAEGQLWAATSASLLRYLTGLGIGVAVGLAAGLLLGLSRVGRVLLQPTLRVLQQISLFAWVPLVMAWFGLEETSKIVFIALAAFFPVLVNTLEGVRGVPVSLVEVGRIYAFSRLQLLWRVILPSALPSVFSGVFLALIYAWLATLGAEYLLTQGQGIGSLLVEGQDQYRTDQVVVGLLLVSAISLLLNWAVDRLQAHLTRWRVTA
- a CDS encoding ABC transporter substrate-binding protein translates to MKAMRALLLVALSALLAACGGGDGGKQETPKVIRIGAPAIAGDTQGIWGVMGIARSKGWVQEEFAKDHISVEFPGFKGGGPMVGQALANGQIDFAGNGDMISLIGKSSGIKSRLILPSGRLENAYLLVKPDSPIRSIADLRGKKVAYFKGNYIQLQVIRILAAAGLKESDIHNISLLGPPAGNALLNGSVDAVFAGSESLALVDKGLARIAYSTVDGSARLTAQAGLLVREDFARDHPDLVQRLVNVLVRTSQWASDEKNREEVLAILAQGGRSEASLRRDYGGRPLGDRFNPLLDPFFVAQYQDTQHLVQQLGLLRGPPADINQWFDRQYLDTALKAQGLQDAFVPLDAQGNRPH